The uncultured Bacteroides sp. DNA segment ATATGATAATGCTAAATACTCAAATCTTTCAGGGTTAATGTCTTCTGAAAGCCTTATGGCTTTTGATAATTTATAAAGCCCATTATACTGTTTCTCCAAGGAGCTATGGGCTGAAAGTATCCATGAAAATATGACATATCTAAAGTTCTTTGTTTCTTCAATTTTTTGCAGCTTATTGGCATGCCAATTCCAAACTAATCCTAATATAAGAATGACAAATGGTATCAATACATTCATGGCTACCCCATTTTAATATTAATACTTTTTCCACAATGAGGGCACGTAAGTTGAGCCGTATCATGTTTAGGCTGTTCAAAGAGTTCTGTTACGGGAACACCCAAGGCATTGGCTATCTTTTCCAATGTTTCAAGACTAGGCGTTGTTTTACCATTTGC contains these protein-coding regions:
- a CDS encoding helix-turn-helix transcriptional regulator, with amino-acid sequence MDLRIKEVLKEKKMTVVFLASSVGMAQPSMSNIANGKTTPSLETLEKIANALGVPVTELFEQPKHDTAQLTCPHCGKSINIKMG